The genomic window TTAAATTGTCACCAATACCTGCATAAGTTGGTGAAATCACAAAATCGTTATCTGCTAAGTATTGCGTCCAAACAGGTAAGTTGAGCTCTTGACTAAAGCCTTGCGCTACCGTTAGGAAAACTATATATATTAAAATTCTTTTCATCTTAGTAGGTTTAGTTCATTAGATTAAGGGTTATCTATACAGGGTAAAGTGGCCAACAAATTCTTTGTTCACATTTGGGTCGTTAGTTTGTACAACAAACCAATAGTCTCCAGTAGGTAATTCGTGACCATTGTATCTGCCATCCCAAACTTCACCAACTCTGTAGGTAGCTATTTTACGACCGTAACGGTCAAAAATATCAAAGGTTAGGTTAGGGTAGTTGTCAACACAACCAGGTGCCCAAGTATCGTATTCGCCATCACCATTTGGTGTAAACCAATTTGGTATACAAGGACCAACAAATTCTAGTTCAATTTCTGCCTCAGCAGTACAACCAGCACTATCGGTAACTGTTACGACATATACACCAGTCTCTGTAATATTATAAGTATTTGTACTACCATAGTTTTCATCATTCATTGTGAATGTATAATCTCCTGTTCCACCAGTTGCATTGGCAATAATTTCATTAAGTTCACCTTCAGCTAAGGTTAGAGCAACAGGCTCATAACCTTCAATATCAAACAATTCTGTTCTTTGAATACAACCATTAGTATGTCTTACGTCTATGTAATGTCCTGTTCCTACAGGTACATTTTCAAATACATTGCTTAATTGATAGTCACCACCATCTAACGAGTAATCAAATTCAGATAAATCTTCGTTTGAAGCATCGATAGTCACGGTAACCATATTACTTTGTGTATTATTCTCACAGGTGTATTCTAAATTAATTTCAGGATTAATCACGACAGGCTCAGGGAATGTGATGTTCCACTCAGACTCACAACCTTGCGCATCTCTAACATAAACGATGTGATCTCCACCTTCAAGATTAGTAAAATCGAAAACCGTTTGAGTTGCACTTCCAGTTGTATATGGTCCATCATAATTGTCTAGACTCACGCTGTATGGTAAATTTCCACCATCAATTTCAATACTAAATTCACCATCTCCCTCACCATCACAAGTTTCTGGGAAGAAAGCATCAGGTAGAATAGTAATGATTACTGGTTCAGGATCTACAATCGTAAAATCGAACGTTAAATAACAACCTAATTGATCTTGAACAATTAATGTGTAGTCTCCAGCTGAAAGATTTTCGAACGTATTCGTTTCAAAAAATTGATTTAATTGTGGTGAAATAGCATACTGAATTGTTCCCGTTCCACCAGAAGCAGATACGATAACCGAACCATTGTCGCTACCAGCACATGTAATATTGTTTATCTCAATTGTTGCGTCCAACGAAGTAGAAGGTTCTGTGATTGATATTGGAGCAGAAGTGACCTCACAATCTCCACTTTCTACCATGACCAAATAATCACCCGCTACTAAGTCCGTAAAATAACCTGGAGTATTCTGAGTGGCGTTTATTGTCGTTCCAGAGGTATCCTGAAGTGTATAACTATAATCTCCTAATCCACCTTGCGCTGTGGCTAAAATTGATCCAGTATTGTCACCAGCACAATTAATGGTTGGATTAGAAGATTGTAGATTTATAACTAACTCAGGTAATGGATCAACTGTAATATCATTTGATACGTTAGAAATACATCCGTTAGTATCTCTTACGTAGTAATTGTAAGTACCTTCGGTAACTGAAAATGTTGTAGAAGAAGCAAAACTTCCTAAAACACTTGTAAAACTACTTGTATCACTATACTCATAAGGACCTGTTCCACCAGAAGCACTAAGTGTTAATGTAGATTCTGTTAAACAGGTTTGTGTTGTTGTTCTTACTAAATCAACATCTAGTGGTGTAGGATTAGCAATTTCAATTTCTAATGAAGTCATTTCACAATCATACCCATCAGTAATGGTTACTGTGTAGGTTCCAGCACCTAAATCGTTAAATACATTAGATGTTTGTGGACCAGAAGAACTTGCAACTGGCGAAATAGTATTTAAAGTATATACATAGTTACTACCTTGCCCTCCAGAAACCATATCTACCGTTATACTTGCATTCTGATCACTAAAACAATCTAAAACTGTTGTACTTGGTGTAAATGTAGCTGTTATTGGATTTGGTAAACTAAGTGTTATAGATTCTGAAGCAATACAACCTTCAGCATCTCTAACGTTTACAGTATATGTACCAGCTGATAAATTTTCGAATACATTATTTGAAGAAAAAGCAACAGTAGCATCACCTGTTAATTCATATTCATAATTGCCCCAACCACCATCAGCGATAGCTGTTATTGTACCTTCACTGTCTGTACACGTTACGTTTGAAGATTCAACTAGATTTAAAGTCAAAGCCTCTTGCGGAGAACTTATAACCACACTTCCTGAATTAGAACAATATGGGAAATCTGTTTGAGTTATAACAACATTAAAGCTACCTGCTTCCATACTTGTTACAGTTAATGGATTTGTAGCTGTGTTTGCATTTACAATGCCCGTAACAGATGTACCAAGACTATTAAATACTTCATAGGTATAAGCACCAGTAAAGTTTGTGATATTAATATCGAAGGCACCTGTATTGTCACCAAAACACGTTACACTATCAGATGTTAACGTAAACTGTGGTGAAGTAGGCTCACTCACTGAAATCGTAGTTTCAGAAGTACAAGATAGTACAGTGTCAGTAATTGTAATTGTATAAATACCTGAAGGCACACCAGTAAAGGTATTACCAGATAAACTTACAGAAGCTGGACTAGGTGAAATGCTATATGCGTAAGAACCAGAACCACCATAACCAGTTACTGTAATTTCACCATCATCATTATTACAAGATGGCATTGCGGTAGCATCTGCAACAACATCGATTGGTTCAGCAACATCAATAGTTACCAAATCAGAACAACCGTTAGCATCTTGGATTTCTATGGTATGTGTACCTGCAAATACATTAGAAATCGTGAAAGGTGCAGACTGTGTTTGAAAAGCGCCTCCATCTATACTAAAACTATATGGAGCTGTACTAGGTGTGTCTAAGTTGACTACGATTTCATAATTACCATCTTGTAGCTCACAAGTATTAGTAACTGAAGCTGATATTTGAGGTGAAATATCCATATCTACAATAGTAGCAGGACTTGTTACAATACATCCATAAGCATCTAAAACATGAATGTAGTAAGTGCCAGCATCGACATTAAATACACTTGTAACATCCCAACCAGTATCAGTAGCTAGTGGAGCAGTAGCAGTTGTCGTGATTTGATATTGATATGGTGCAGTTCCGTTTTGTCCTATGGCACTAATAACACCAGAGTTTGGATTACAATTAGCATTTTGATCAACAGAAACAGTTAAATCTAAAGCTACAGGAGATTCCAAAATTTCGAATATTTGTGAAGCTGTTTCACATCCATTAAAAGAACCTGAACCATTTTCTGTAAACACTAAGTAATATTGACCAGGAGTTAATGTTCCAGGGTTTGGAGTTGTAACCGTTTCAGGAGTACCAAATGTTACCGCAATAGTGTTTGGTCCATCTACCAATTGATTATCATAAGCAGAATAGATGGTGTAATCAACAGATGTTGTTGTGCTATCAAAATTATCTATTGTAAAGGTTACACTTCCATCAGCTGCACCAAGACAAGTAACGTTGTTTGGAGCCACAGTAGAGGTTAGGGTAGAAGCAGGATCTATTGCAAAATCCGCAGCTTTTACAAAGTAACAATCTGTTACTAAATCATGAACCACAAAGGTGTAAACCACACCAGGAGTTAAGTTAGAAAAAGTTCTTGTATCTCCACCTGGAGTATCTGGTAGTAAATAACTTGTTGTATAAGGAATAGTATTGAATTCTAAAATTCCAAACTCATAACTACCACTACCTACAGCAGATATTGCGGTAACTTCAGCAGTTCCACCAGTTGTACAATCTGGTACAGAAATATTGACGTTAATCAATAAATCAGATGGAGGAGAAGCCATCGTTATTTGTTGAGACAAACTACACCCATTAGCATCTACAACATTAACAGTATAATTTCCGTAGTTAATAATATTGAACGTATGATCTTCATTAGAAGTTGCATTATAAGGGTTGCCTGGAATGATATCTCCAAAATTGTTAGAAATGAAATAGGTAAATGGAGCTGTACCTCCAGCAATATTTTCAACTGTAATAGAACCTAAAGAAGAACCTCCAGGATTATTACAGGTAATATCAACCTTACTTAAATCAAATGTGATAGCATCTGGCTCAGTAAGTGTAATATTTTCAGTAGTTGAACATGAATTAGCATCTGTAATGGTAATCGTATAAGTACCGGCAGTCAAGCCAGAAGTTTGTGTGCCATAATCAGTTCCTGTTGTATCATTATTAACATTAATAGTAAATGGAGGAGTACCTACTGTATTATCGATAGTTATGCTAATAGATCCATTAGCATCTCCACTACAAAGTATTGGCTGGCTTTCAACAACTGCGCTAAAAGCAGGTGGAGAAATAGGATTTACTGTTATAACACTAGATTCAGCTGTACAACCATTAGCATCCGTAACTTGGAATTGATATGTGCCTGCGGTAGCAGTATTATAAGTAAATGTTGAAGTTGTACTTCCTAAATCACTGTAAGGAGCACCATTGATAGAAACTTCATAGGTGTAAGGAGCAGTTCCAGTAATGGTTCCTGTTAACTCAGCATCAGGAGTTGCAGTACAATCTAAAGTTTCAGTAAGTACAACATTTATAGTTGGACTTGGGATAGGATCTATAGTATATGATTCGCTATATGTACAATCATTTTCATCTCTTACTTGAAATGTATACGTACCAGGTGCAAGA from Winogradskyella sp. MH6 includes these protein-coding regions:
- a CDS encoding T9SS type B sorting domain-containing protein, whose protein sequence is MKKPTFSRALIVIIALCFGIVSYAQNYVPFTPRFNEDLKGDIVLIGNNILGPDNNPFNNGSVYNHNVDMQYIDIDGDPSTFSSSSADLEIPNPNCYRIIYAGLYWGAVNPGDEPITDVRLKGPTGGYTDITGTIIFDANGSTIDGGDSFSYACFADVTDFVTSFGSGADLGTYTVANVSSGVGETANFNPYNGTGQSAGWSLFIVYEDPTLPGKSITSFDGFSAISVPGGNPNLDIPVSGFRTVPAPAPVRANFAFATLEGDSPILGDRLRLNGVSLSTADRPVSNFFNSSVTRLDATPVTNRVPNSTNTLGFDTGTIAIPNPGNSVIANDATSGTIRLETSGDTYFPYFFAFAVEIIEPDIVLTKIVEDDAGNDIGGQLVDLGAQLNYVIGFQNVGNDNATNFQIRDILPINIIYNHPTDLILPPGVTVASYDPVTRELVFDIDNSLVEENDPRYEIRIEVQVVNSCGDLADACSNIINNQAYATYNGFYNPTFQITDDPSLNSNTGCLLSPQATNFLADLDCEFVEEIILCGDTVELTAANGYDSYAWSTSPTGTPVIGNTQTITVDATGTYYSFNTAVAPCQSIEQIYEVELFGGDIENPVIPYADEVVTCPNDGKLLPNIFLCGADDSRFIETNISDSISIIWEQLDESSCAAVSDPDCANEDPGCTWNEVVTGADFLANTAGQFRLTINYPGGCFNQFYFNVYQNLLVPTVVSTDIICTTNGSITVNDVPSGYEFSIDGVNYQSSNVFTVTTPGTYSVYVRQVGVPTNPCIFGVPDVLIRERDFTVTSTITQPLCFGDKGSIQLAANDVDPQYTFTLSENDTVVNTVGPIIENTYVFDNLNPGTYTATVETENGCLYSEDVTIVEPPLLTVTAAVTVPLTCTDGEITIYPEGGTPPYFYFINGSTDFQTVPEIVVTSAGTFDILVVDSNNCTATTTISVDEIPAPEYNVTTTDILCGGTGDTGTITINVTNQNGNAIEYSIDGGVTFSNASLFTGLAAGNYDVVLQYTSGPSVCTTNPQTVTIIENTAISGTAELSAPYTCNGTGEITVTSVSGGNPPYEYSIDGVNFQTSNVFTGLTQGTYTITIRDANICTAVTNTITIDALNPPTDMDFTSTPVTCPDLTSDVTISNVVGGNGTLEYQIIAPASATTAYQTSNVFTGLAPGTYTFQVRDENDCTYSESYTIDPIPSPTINVVLTETLDCTATPDAELTGTITGTAPYTYEVSINGAPYSDLGSTTSTFTYNTATAGTYQFQVTDANGCTAESSVITVNPISPPAFSAVVESQPILCSGDANGSISITIDNTVGTPPFTINVNNDTTGTDYGTQTSGLTAGTYTITITDANSCSTTENITLTEPDAITFDLSKVDITCNNPGGSSLGSITVENIAGGTAPFTYFISNNFGDIIPGNPYNATSNEDHTFNIINYGNYTVNVVDANGCSLSQQITMASPPSDLLINVNISVPDCTTGGTAEVTAISAVGSGSYEFGILEFNTIPYTTSYLLPDTPGGDTRTFSNLTPGVVYTFVVHDLVTDCYFVKAADFAIDPASTLTSTVAPNNVTCLGAADGSVTFTIDNFDSTTTSVDYTIYSAYDNQLVDGPNTIAVTFGTPETVTTPNPGTLTPGQYYLVFTENGSGSFNGCETASQIFEILESPVALDLTVSVDQNANCNPNSGVISAIGQNGTAPYQYQITTTATAPLATDTGWDVTSVFNVDAGTYYIHVLDAYGCIVTSPATIVDMDISPQISASVTNTCELQDGNYEIVVNLDTPSTAPYSFSIDGGAFQTQSAPFTISNVFAGTHTIEIQDANGCSDLVTIDVAEPIDVVADATAMPSCNNDDGEITVTGYGGSGSYAYSISPSPASVSLSGNTFTGVPSGIYTITITDTVLSCTSETTISVSEPTSPQFTLTSDSVTCFGDNTGAFDINITNFTGAYTYEVFNSLGTSVTGIVNANTATNPLTVTSMEAGSFNVVITQTDFPYCSNSGSVVISSPQEALTLNLVESSNVTCTDSEGTITAIADGGWGNYEYELTGDATVAFSSNNVFENLSAGTYTVNVRDAEGCIASESITLSLPNPITATFTPSTTVLDCFSDQNASITVDMVSGGQGSNYVYTLNTISPVASSSGPQTSNVFNDLGAGTYTVTITDGYDCEMTSLEIEIANPTPLDVDLVRTTTQTCLTESTLTLSASGGTGPYEYSDTSSFTSVLGSFASSTTFSVTEGTYNYYVRDTNGCISNVSNDITVDPLPELVINLQSSNPTINCAGDNTGSILATAQGGLGDYSYTLQDTSGTTINATQNTPGYFTDLVAGDYLVMVESGDCEVTSAPISITEPSTSLDATIEINNITCAGSDNGSVIVSASGGTGTIQYAISPQLNQFFETNTFENLSAGDYTLIVQDQLGCYLTFDFTIVDPEPVIITILPDAFFPETCDGEGDGEFSIEIDGGNLPYSVSLDNYDGPYTTGSATQTVFDFTNLEGGDHIVYVRDAQGCESEWNITFPEPVVINPEINLEYTCENNTQSNMVTVTIDASNEDLSEFDYSLDGGDYQLSNVFENVPVGTGHYIDVRHTNGCIQRTELFDIEGYEPVALTLAEGELNEIIANATGGTGDYTFTMNDENYGSTNTYNITETGVYVVTVTDSAGCTAEAEIELEFVGPCIPNWFTPNGDGEYDTWAPGCVDNYPNLTFDIFDRYGRKIATYRVGEVWDGRYNGHELPTGDYWFVVQTNDPNVNKEFVGHFTLYR